Within Streptomyces sp. SS1-1, the genomic segment TGCCCAGGCCGACCATGCCGGACGTGCCGTTGATCAGGGCCAGCCCCTCCTTGAAGCTGAGCGTCATCGGCTCGAGCCCGGCCTTCGCCAGGGCGTCACCCCCGGGCAGGGTCTCCCCGTCCAGTCGGGCCTTCCACTGGCCCACGCCCACCAGGGCGATCGCGGCGAGCGGGCCGAGGTCGCCGCTGGTGCCGAGCGAGCCCTTCTCCGGCACGCAGGGGGCGATGCCCGAGTTGTAGAGCCGGATCAGCTTCTCCAGGTTCTCCGGCGAGATGGCCGAGTTGCCCCGGGCCAGCGAGACGATCCGGGCCAGCATGATGGAGCGGACCGTGCGGTCGTCGAGGTACTGGCCGACGTTCGTGGCCACGGCGTTGATGAGGTTCTCCTGCAACTCCCGGGCCATGGACACCGGCACGAGCCAGTCGACGAAGCCCCCCATGCTGGTGTTCACGCCGTAGATGACACGGTCGTTCTCGACGAACTTCTCGAGGGTCTCGCGTGAGGTGCGGACCCGCCGCCACGCCTCCTCGTCCAGCTCGACCGGCTCGGGCCCGGCCGCCGCCGCGTCCAACTCGTCGAGGGTGAACCACTGGTTGGCCTTGATAGTGAGCGTCATCGGAGAACCTCTCCTGGGGTCTGGTGATCACGTCCCCGCATCGACAGGGCAGGCGATCCCCAGTCAAGCCAGCCGGGAGAACGAGGTGCACCGCCACCATCCCCCTACGTGCGCCGGAGGACCCCCTAAGAACTCGGGGCACCCGGGCACACGCCGTACAGATTCCATGCGTCCTCCGTATACCTTCTCCGTGTCTTATCGAGTACGGTCATCCACGCGCTGACGTGATCCCGTCGAGTTCGCCCGTGATCGCGTTGAGTCGGCCGCCGCGGTCTCGCTTCGGGTTGCTCCATGCCTGGCGACCGGGTTACCGACTGACAACGTTGTCACACGCGGGATCGCACCATGCGTGCACACCGCGACGCAGGAGAGACAACGTGCCCGTCAGATCTCAACACCCCTTGCCCCGCGCGATCCCTCCGGGAGCCGCCCGACGGCGTCACCGCCCGCTGCGCGCGACGGTCTGCGCGCTGCTCGCCGGGGCGCTGGGGATCGGCGTACTGACGGGTGGTGGCCTCGCCGCCGCGATGCCCGTCTCCCCTCCCTCCGCCGGGTCCTCGGGGTCGTCAGGCGGGTCGTCCTCCGGCACCGACTACGCCAAGCTCGTCGACCCGTTCGTGTCGACCGCCGGGGACGACGGGAATGATCTGCCGGGCGCTCAGGCGCCCCACGGTCTGGCCAAGGTCAACCCGCTGACCACGCCGAAGCGCAACCACACCGGGTACGACTACGACGAGGACCACATCGCCGGGTTCACGGCGACGAACCTCGACGGCGTGGGTGGCTCCGGAGGCGGGGGCGACCTGCTCGTCGTCCCGACCTCCGTCCAGTACGACAAGCGCCCCTCCCCCAGTACGTACGCGCACGCGTTCAGCCACAAGGACGAGACCGCGACGCCCGGTTACTACCAGGTGGGCCTGGGCTCCCTCTCCGGCACCGCCTCGTCGGTCACGCAGGACTCCGGCACCATCGACGCCGAGATGACCGCGACGACACGCACCGCGCTCGAGCGGTACCGGTTCCCCGCCGGGTCGGAGCCGAAGCTCGTCCTCGACCTCGCCAACAACTTCACCAGCCGCACGCGTTCGACCCTCAAGGCGACGACGCTCCCCGACGGGACCACGGCGATCGGCGGGGTCATCGCGGGGTCGTTCAACGGCGCCGCGTACCAGCTGTACTACCACGCCACCACGAACGTCCCCGTGACCTCCCTCAAGACCTGGGGGAAGGACGGGACGTTGAGCGGGGCGACGGCCCAGGACGGCACCGACACCGGCGCCGTCCTCGCCTTCGACCCGGCCGACCGCGACGACATCGAACTGCGCATCACCTTGTCGCCGGTCAGCGCCGAGCAGGCCGCGACCGATCAGCGCCACGAGGTGGACGGCCGCACCTTCGACCAGGTGCGCGCGGCGGCCAAGGCCGAGTGGAACGCGGCGCTCGGCGCCGTCGACGTGCGCGCCTCGGCGAAGTCCGACCCGGGGTCGACGCTCACCAAGCAGTTCTACACGCACCTGTACCGCATGTACGCCCTGCCGGTGAACGCCACCAGCACCAGCGGCACGTACCGCGGCGCGGACGGAGCGGTGCACAAGGCGAACGGCTTCACGTACTACGACGGCTGGTCCACCTGGGACGACTTCCGCAAGTACTCCGTCGAGGCCTACATCGACCCGGCCACCTACCGGGACATGATCCAGTCGCTGATCGTGCTCTTCGCCGACCAGCGCGTCTCCGGCAAGAGCCTCGGCAGCCTCACCCACTCGGTGCCGACCGTGCGCTGGGAGCGCTCGGCGGTCCTGGTCGCCGACGCGCTGTCGAAGGGCTTCAAGAACTTCGACCGCCTCGACGAGGCGTACCCGGCGCTGCTGTCGTACTCCGGGTACTACACGGGCGCACAACTGCGGCAGGGGTACGTCGCCGGTGATCCCGGTACGACCGTGCAGCGCGGCTACGACCAGTGGGCTCTGTCCGTCATCGCGGGTGCGCTCGGCAAGAAGGACGACGCGAAGAAGCTGCGCGCGCAGGCGACGATGGCCATCGACAACCTCGTGAAGCCCGGGGCATGGACCGCGGGCGACGGGACCAAGGTCGGTCTGCTCACCCCGCGTGCCGCGAACGGCGACTGGCAGAGCGCGGACTACGAGCGGTTCGAGGCGGCCGGCCTCTACCAGGGCACGCTGTGGCAGTACCACTGGTACGACGCCTATGACATGGACGGCCTCATCGAGGCCATGGGCGGCGCGAAGGCCGGCAAGGCCGCGATCCGGCACATGTTCGGCGAGGACTCCACCGTCGACGACGGCTCGACCATGCTGCACTCCAACGCCAACGAGATCGACCTGCAGGCCCCCTACCTCTTCAACTACGTCAGTGAGCCGAGCCTGACGCAGAAGTGGGTGCGCGCCATCTACACGGGCGCCACCTGGAACCGGTACATCGCCACCGGTTCCACGAACGAAGCGCCCAGCTCCGGCGGCGAGTTCCGCCCTCCCGTCAAGACCCAGGTGTACAAGCCCACCCCGGACGGCTTCCTGCCGACCATGGACAACGACGCCGGCACCATGTCGACGATGTTCGTCGCGGCGGCCCTGGGCCTGTTCCCGGTGACCGCGGGCTCCAGCCAGTACCAGATCGGCAGCCCGTTCTTCGACTCCACGAAGATCACCTACGCCAACGGCTCCACGTTCACGGTGAAGGCCGACGGGGTGTCGCCGAGCAACTTCTACGTCCAGAACGCCACCCTCGGCGGCAAGCGGTTCGACAACACCTGGCTGGACTACGCGCAGATCATCGGCGGTGGGACGCTGGCGTTCACCATGGGCTCCAAGCCCTCCCCGTGGGGCGCCCGCACCGAGCCGGCGTACTCGCTGAGCACCGACACCGACTCCGGTGGCGACGGCGGTGCGGGCACGGACAAGGGCAGGACCGTCGTCTCCGCCCGCCCGGGCACGGTCGACACCACTTCCGACGGCGCCGTGGACGGCCGTGTGCGGCTCACCCTGGACGGACCGGCGTCGTTCGCCGCGCACAAGGGCACGAGCCTCACCAAGAGCGGTGCGGCCCGCGTGACCGGGCTGCCGAAGGGCGTGACGGCGGACATCAGCGTCACCGGCAAGAAGACGGCGACGCTGAGCCTGGACGGCACCACCGAGGTCGACGCGCGCCTCGGCATCACGTTCCGCGACGCGGCTTTCGCTCACGGCGTCGCCGCCTCGACGGTGAGCGGCACCGGGATATCCCCGACCGACCCGCTGCGCGTCTCCGCCGCCGCGGTCCACCGCAAGGCCTTGGACGCGCTCGTGGACGAGGCGTCTCTCGTGCGCGGCGGCAACTACTCCGACGGCTCCTGGACCGTGTTCCGGTCGGCCCTCGAGCGCGCCCGTACGGTCCTCGCGGACCGCGACTCCGCGACGGGCACGATCATGGCCGCCGCCGACGCCCTGCACTCCGCCATCGACTCCCTCACCCTCGACGAGGGCGGTTACGCCGTCCTGCAGGCCGAGTCCCCCGACGAGAAGGAGGGTCCCAGCCTCACCAGTGAACGGAACAACTCGGACGGCAACCTCGGCGGGGTGACCGAGGGCTCCTGGGAGCGGTTCAGCAAGCTGGACTTCGGCGGCGTGGCCCCGCGCAGCGTCTCGGTGCGCTACGCCAACTCGCAGGCCACGAACGCGAAGCCGAGCAGCGTCGACATCCACGCCGGCACCGCCGACGGACCCGTCGTCGCGACCGTCTCCCTCCCCGGTACGGGCGGCTGGCAGTACTGGAGCACCGTCCAGGCGGCCATCACCGACCCGGACGCCCTGCTCGCCGCGAAGAGCGCGACGTTCGTGTTCCACGCGCCGCCCGGTCAGCAGTGGGTGTCGAACTTCGACTGGTACCAGTTCTCCCCGTACGAGCTGTCCGACTCCCCCACGACCACGCTCGCGACGCTGACCGCGGTGAACAGCACGGCGACCGGGAACGGTTCACTGCCGCTCAACCTCGGCAACGGCATCTTCGAGAACGTCACGAACGGTGCGTGGGCGCAGTGGAAGGACATCGACCTGCGCGACGGGGCGGACACCGTCACCGTCCGCTATGACAAGCCTCAGTCGCGGGCCGCGTCGGACTCGCACATCGAGCTGCGCCTGGGCTCGAAGGACGGCACGAAGCGCGTCGACGTCCCGCTCGAGTACAGCGGTTCGGGCTGGGGCACCATCGCCACCGCCTCCGTCCCCCTCGACCCGGCCGTCTTCACCGGCGTCCAGGACGTGTACGCCGTCTTCGTCTCCAGCACGCACAACTCCTCGCAGCCGTACGTGGGCAACGTCTACGCGCTGACCGTGACGCGGACCGCCGACGCGCCCGTGGGCTTCGACGCCACCGCGTTCCGCGCGCACAGCGGAGGCGGACTCAAGAGCGAGCCGGTCGGCTGGACCGGGTCGGGGTCCACCACCGACCTCGGCGGCACCTACGACGGGGCCTGGGTGGACTACGGGACCATCGACTTCGGCGGCTCCCCGAAGAACACCGTCACGATCACCTATGTCAACAACTCGGCCCGCTGCGGCACGGGTTCGGCCGTCCAGCTCTATCTGGACTCCTTCCCGGCGAGCCCCGGCACGCCGTACGCGACCGTGCCGCTCCCGGTCACGGGCAGCGCGTGGTCGGCGGGAGGGACGACGAGCCTGACACTCCCCCAGGCGATCAGCGGCTCGCACGCCGTCCATCTGCGGCTGGTGACGACCCCGGACGCCTCGCACCCGTACGTCGCGAACCTGGGCCGGATCACCTTCAGCCACGCCGACGAGCCCGTCGAGACGGACAAGTCCGCGCTGCGGAAGGCGATCGAGCGGTTCGAGGGTCTGTCCGGTGACGCGGCGCGCTACGGCACGATCGACTTCGGTGTGTTCCTGCGGGAACTCGCCGCCGCACGCGCCCTCGTCGACGCCGACGACGCGACGCAGCTCGAAGTCGACGCGCACACCCGCAGTCTCACCCTCGCGGCGAACCAACTGGTCCCGCTGCCGCGGCTGAAGCTGGAGGACCTGGTCGCGACCGCGTCGGCCGTCACGGACGACCGCTACACGGACGCCTCATGGAAGGCGTTCACCACGGCACTCGCCGAGGCGAAGGCCGCGGTCGCGGACGACAAGGCGGCGGACAGCACTCTCACCGCCCGGTACGACGCCCTCCGTCACGCCCTGTCCGCGCTCAGGACCAAGCCGAAGACGGTGCCGGCCGCGCCCGACGCCGTGTCGGCGACCCCGTCCGGTTCGAGCCTGACCGTCGCCTGGGCCGCGCCCGGGGACACCGGCGGCTCACCGGTCACCGCCTACAAGGTCGTCCTCGACGACGGTCACGAGATCCGGATCGACGACCCGGACAGCCGCAGGACGACCTTCACCTGGCTGCGGTCCGGCAGGTCGTACACGGCACGCGTCCAGGCGGTGAACGCCTACGGCACCTCCCGGTCGAGCGCCGCCACGGCGCCCGTCGTGATCAGCGGCGGCACCCCGCAGAAGCCGGGCGTGACGTCCGTGACCACGGACGGCAAGCAGGTCCGCGTGACCTGGCGGGCGGCCGGCGACGGTGGTTTCCCGGTCATCGGCTACACCGTGGCCCTCGGCGACGGGACCACCGCGCACGTGCCCGCCACGACGGACACGGCGTTGCTCACGGCCTCGAAGGGGGCCAGGACGCAGACGGCCACCGTCACGGCCGTCACGGCGGCCGGAACGTCCGACGCCGACACCACGGCTGCCGCGACGGCCTCTGTGTCCGCCGGTCCGGACTCGGCGTACGAGCCGTCGCCCTTCCCGGACGACGCGCTCGACGCCACCTACCCGTCGGACAAGTGGCCGGGCACGGATGGCGGGACGGGCTACTTCCTCGGCCTGCTGAACGGCTTCAAGGAGCTCGGTCCGGGCATTCTCGCCGCCAACACCAAGGTGCCGGCGGGCGCTCCGCTCACCGCCGAGAACGACAGGATCGCCGTACGCGTCAACAACGCGGCGAACCAACAGCAGGTGGACCGGGCCGAGGTCGACGCCACCGACAGCTCCACCGTCACCATGGCGGACGGCCTCGGCTCCCGGCTCGGCCCGCTGTACCTGGACGCGCTCAAGGGCGGCCGGCTGCCGAAGACCAGCGCACTGTTCTCGCGTGTCACCAAGGGCCTGGACCTCGGCGGAGCGGCCAAGGACCACTACGGTTACCAACGACCGTACGTGCGGCTCGGGTTCGTCGGTGACGGCGGTGCCGTGTACGAGTCGCAGGACCGCTCCTACGGCAGCCTCACCACGAGCGGCTCGTATCCCAGCGGGCACACGTACGGCGGCTACGAGGCGGGCACCATCCTCGCCACGCTCCTGCCCGAGCTGGCCCCGTCGATCCTGGCCCGTGCCTCCGAGTACGGGAACAACCGTGTCGTCCTCGGGTTCCACTACCCGCTCGACGTCATGGGCGGCCGCATCGCCGCGCAGGCCACGGTCGCGCACCGCTGGGCGGACCCCGACTTCGCGCGGTTGCTGACTCAGGCCCACACGGAGATGCGGAACGTGCTGCTCGCGCAGTGCGAGGAGAAGGGGTACGGCGACACGCTGGAATCCTGCGCGGGTGAGCCGTACGCGGGCCTGAGCCCGGCGCAGCAGGTCGACCTGTACACGCGGCGCCTGGACTACGGGTTCTCCCGGGTGGGCAAGCCGGGACAGTCCCTCAAGGCGCCGTCCGACGCGGCGGCCCTGCTGACCACGGCCTTCCCGCACCTGACCACCGAGCAGCGGACGCATATCCTCGAACAGACCGCGACGGACTCCGGCCGCCCGCTGGACCTCACGGCGGACGGTGGGGCGAGCTGGGAACGGATCAACCTGGCGGCGGCGATGTCGGCGCGTGTGATCGTGAACGCGGACGGTTCGGTCGAGGTGACGAACTTCCCGGACGCCACGAGGGCCGCCGACGCCGACGCCGCGGCGATCAAGGTGGGCGGCGTCGCGATCGACGGGTTCGACCCGGCGGTGTCGACGTACGTCGTCGACTGGCCGAAGAACAAGAAGGTCCCGTCCCTCTCCGCCGTGCCGGCCCAGTCCGGGGCGCGGGTGAAGGTGAGTGAGGGCAGCTCGGTCCTGTCGTCACCCGGCCACCGGTTCACCACCCGCACCATCAAGGTGACCTCGGCCGACGGCGCGGTCACGCGGACCTACACGGTCGGGTTCCAGCTCACGGATCGCGACGAACGGCCGGTCGCGGCCGGCGGCAACGGCGGCAGCCGCGCCGGCGGTGCGAGTTCGCCGGAGGGCGACGGCTTGTGGTCGCCGTCGGCGGAGTGGGCCGATCCGCTGGGGATCGGCCGGGAGCGCGGCACGCGCTGAACGGCTGACCTGCCGCGGTCCTGTGGGCCGCGGCAGGTGCAGGTCGTCACGGTGAGCAGTACCGATCGAAGATGTGCCGGCTGTCAGGCGTGAAGGTCCACTCCCGCAACGCCCGCCGCAGTTCCGGCTCGGTCAGCCACCCGTGCCAGGCCACCTCCCGTGGATCGGTGACGACGGGCTCCGGGGGAAGTTCGGCATCGCACACGCCGAGCCAGTGGGGGCTGAGCCCGGACCGGTTGAGGAACGTGAACCGAGGCCGCACGGTCGCCCGCACACCCAACTCCTCGCACAGCTCCCGGGCGGCCGCCTCCGCATAGGACTCGCCGACCCCGGCGGCGCCTCCGACACCGAGTTCGTGGTGTCCCGGGAAGCGGCTCAGCCGCTCGGCGCGCCGATGGACGAGGAAGCGGCCTCGTTCGTCACGGCACACCACCACGCCGACTCGATGCAGCCAGTTGTGCCGGACCGCTTCCGACCGGCTGACCACTCCCAGCACCCGGTCGTGCGCGTCGACGCGTTCCACGAGTTCATCCACGTCTCATACGGTCCCAGGTGCCACTGACATCAGCCCCGTGTGCTCTGTCCTCGACCGGGACTCAGCCCGCGGCACGTACCAGCGCCGTCAGTTCGGCCACGGTCGTCCCGGCGTGGAGCCGAACGTCGAAGGTGTGGCCGTCATCGCACAACACCATTTTCCGAAGGCTCCCTCACCCGTATCAGTGCTCACTCGGCCCTGGCCCCGGACTCTTTCCGCACCATGCCAAGTCTTTCGGCGGTCGCCATGGGGGAATCCGTCACGTACCACCGCCGTGCGGATCAGGCCAGGAGCAGCGCCTTTCGGTATGCGACCGCTCGATAGCACCCCGCTGACCTGCTGTTATGCAGGATTCCGTCATTGACTGGCGGGAAATCGCTGGTTAGCTTCGGGGCATGGCCGAAGCAGCCCCCGAGGGCACCATCGACGATCTGGACCGGCGTGTCATCGCCGCGCTCCAGCTCAACGGGCGTGTCCCGTGGAGTGCGGTGGCGCGGTGGGTGGGTGCCAGTGAGACCACCGCCCAGCGGCGCTACACGACGCTTCGTGAGCGGGGGCTGCTGCGGGTGACCGGCACGCTGGAGCTGGACCGGACCGAGGGCGGATCCTCCATGATGGTCCGGGCCCAGGCCCGCCCCGGCCGGGGACTGGAGGCGGCGGCGCGGTTCAGCGAGAGCCCCGACGTGCGTTTCGTGGCCGTCGTCACGGGGTCGGCCGACCTCGTCGTCGACTTCGTCGCCCGGGACAACGACGACATGATGCGGATGCTGTTCACCGACCTCCCGGCGACCGACCTCATCACCGGCACGGAGGTCGTTCCCGTCATCCGTCCCTTCACCTCGGCGGCGATGTGGGACACCGGGCTGCTCCCGCCCGAGGCGGCGAAGGAACTGCGGCCCGCCGCCGACTCGTCCGACGTCATCGACCGGGACCGGGCGCCACAAGCGCTCACCCCGCTCGAGCAGGAGATCGCGGCGGCATTGAGGGAGGACGGCCGTATCCAGGTCAGTGTCCTCGCCCGGCGTCTCGGCCGTGCCGAGTCCAGTGTCGCCCGTGCGATGGACCGGATGATCTCCCGGGGTCTCCTGCAGTTCCGCACGCTCGTCGATCCGTCACTGCTCGGGTTCGACGCGGAGTTCATGGTGTGGTTGTCCATCGAGCCGGGGCGGCTGGATGCCGCGGGGCGGCAGCTCGCCAGGCACCCTGGGACGAAGTTCCTCGGCGCCACCACCGGCCGTTTCAATCTCATCGGGCACATGGTCCTCCCCCGCCGGGCGGATCTGTACCCGTACACCAGTGAGGTCATCGGGTCCCTGCCCGGGCTGATCGCGTCCGACGTGACGCTGCACCTCGCCACCGTGAAGTACTCGTGGCACCGGATGGGGCGGCCCACCGGCTGAGCCTCGGGCGGTGACTGTTCCGCCGCGCCCACACGGTCCCCGACCCGCACTCTTCCCGCTCGTACGACTCTCAGGAGCTCCCCCATGCCCTCAGAAGACTCCGGCCTGCCCGCGGACAGCTGGCGCTGGCCAGAGGAGACGTGGCGCGGCCACGTCGACGCCGTGCGCGCCGGGCGTCGGCTGGTCCCGGACCGCTGGCCCGGCGGTGCCCGGGTCGCCGTCGCCCTGTCGTTCGACTCCGATCACGAGACGATCCCGCTGCGGGACGGCGAGACCAGCCCCGGCCGGCTGGCCCAGGGCGAGTACGGCGCCCGCGTGGGCGCTCCGCGCATCCTGAGCCTGCTGGCGCGCTACGGCGTTCCCGCCACCTTCTTCATGCCGGCTGTCTCGGCTCTCCTGCACCCCGAGGAGGCCCGCGCGTACACGGAGGACGGGCACGAGCTGGCCGTCCACGGCTGGATCCATGAGCGGAACATGCTCCTGGGCCGTGCGGACGAGCGTGACCTGACCGCGCGCGCCCTGGACACCCTGGACTCGTTGACGGGGCGGCGTCCGGTCGGCATCCGCACCCCTTCGTGGGACTTCTCCGCGTCCACGCTGGCCACCATGCTCGAGCTGGGCTTCGCCTACGACTCCTCGCTCATGGCCGACGACGAGCCGTACGAGATCGTCGCCGAGGGGCGTCCCACCGGGCTGGTCGAGATCCCCGTCGACTGGATCAGGGACGACGCGCCCTACTTCACGATGGACCGTTACGGCGCCGTGCGCCCGCACAGCAGGCCCCGCGACGTGGGGGAGATCTGGCGCGACGAGTTCGACGCCGCCTACCGCGACGGCGGGGTGTTCCAGCTCACCCTTCACCCGCACGTCATCGGGCACCGCTCACGCCTGGTCGTGCTGCGCGAACTGCTCGACCACATCACGGCGCACCACGACGTCTGGTTCGCCACCCACGCCCAGCTCGCCGCCGCCGCCCGCACCGTCCTGGACGACTCCTCCGGTGCCCGTCCCGTCCCCTCGGAGCGCACGCCATGAACACCACCAGGTCCGACCTGTCCGCCGCGACCCCCGGCGGGGGCGGCGCGCCCGCCGCGCCGGAGAAACTGAACGCGACGCAGCGCAAGGCCATCGTCGCGGGCACCATCGGCAACACCGTCGAGTGGGTGGACTGGGCGCTCTACTCGATCTTCGCGAAGATCATCGCGGACGAGTTCTTCCCCAAGGGCAACGGCGCGGTCGCGCTGCTGTCGACGCTGGCCGTCTTCGCCGTCGGATTCGTGATGCGGCCGGTCGGCGCGGCGGTGCTCGGCGCGTACGCCGACCGGCACGGCCGTAAGAAGGGCATGACTCTCACGGTGGCCCTCATGGCGGGGGCCGGGTTCGCCATCGCGATCACGCCCTCCTACGAGCGGATCGGTGTCCTGTCGCCGCTGCTCCTGCTCGTCGCCCGACTCGTGCAAGGCTTCTCCGCGGGCGGTGAGTTCGGTTCGTCCTCCGCCTTCCTCGTCGAGTCCGCGGCGCGCGGCCGCCGGGCGTTCGCCGGGTCCTGGCAGCAGGTGTCGGTCGCCGGCGGTGTCCTGATCGCCTCGCTCCTCGGCACGCTGACCACGTCCATGCTCAGTGACGGGGCACTGCACTCCTGGGGCTGGCGCGTCGCGTTCGTCCTCGGCGGGCTCCTGGGGCTGGTCGGCCTGTGGCTGCGCGTCTCGGTCGAGGACACGGAGTCCTTCACCCGGACCCAGGGCAGCGGGCGCACCCGCACCAACCCCGTCAAGGCGATGTTCGTCGAGCACCCGGCGGCCACGCTGCGCGTCGCCGGCATCACGATCGCGGGCACGCTCACCTACTACATCTGGGTCAACTACCTGCCCACGTACGCGAATCTGACGACCGGCATCCCCCTCAGGACGGCACTGCTGTCCCAGACGCTGTGCCTGATCGTCTTCGTGGTCGCGCTGCCGTTCGCCGGAGCGCTGTCGGACCGGATCGGACGCAAGCCGACCATGGCCGCGTTCGCGGGTGGGTTCGTCGTGCTGGCCTGGCCGCTGCTGCACCTGCTCGGCGACGGCTTCTGGAGCCTGTTCCCCGTCCAGCTCGTGGGCATGCTGCTCATCCTCGGCTACTCGGCCAACTGCGCCGTCATCATGGCCGAGCAGTTCCCCGCGGAGGTCCGGGCCACCGGCATCGCGCTGCCCTACGCGCTGGCCGTCGCCGTGTTCGGCGGCACCGCGCCCTACATCACGACGTGGATGCACGAGAGCGGCCACAGCGACCTGCTGTGGATCTACGTCAGCGTCGCCTCGCTGATCTCCCTCGTCGTCTACCTCACGATGCCCGAGACCAAGGACAAGGACTTCACGTGACCCACGTTCTCGTCACCGGGGCGTCCGGCGGTATCGGCGGCGCGATCGCCGAGGCGTTCGCAGCCCAGGGCGCCTTCCTCACCCTGTCCGACCGGGACGTCGACGCGCTCCACGCCACGGCCTCCCGCATCGGCGCGGGCGCCGCGATCCACGCCGCCGATCTGACCGGCCCCGACGCGGCCACCGCGCTCGTCGAGGAGTCCTGGGCGGCGAACGGCCCGGTGGACGTCCTGGTCAACGCGGCGGGCGTCTACCCCTCCCTGGACATGGCCGCCGTCGACGCGACGGCGTGGGACCGGCTGTTCGCCGTCAATCTGCGTGCCCCCGTCCTGACGACCGCGGCCCTCGCCCGCCTCGCCGCGGCGGAGGGCCGGCCCGCCTCGGTCGTCAACATCTCCTCGGGGTCGGCGCTGCGCTCCCGCCCCGGGGGCGGTCCCTACGCCAGTTCGAAGGCCGCCCTGGAGATGGCCACCCGGGCCGCCGCCCTCGAACTGGGCGGCCTCGGCATCCGCGTCAACGCGGTCAGTCCGGGCTTCGTCCTGGTCGACAGCGACTGCAACCCCGTCTCCGCGGAGTACGCCCGCACCATCGACGTCAATCCGCTGGGCCGGCCCGGAACGCCCCGGGACATCGCCCGCGCCGTCTGCTGGCTGGCCGGGCCCGACGCCTCCTGGATCACCGGGGAGGTCCTGCGCGTCGACGGCGGGTCGAGCACCGGGGCCCTGCATCTGCCCCGGATCTGGCAGGCGGACGACACCCGCGCCACCCGCACGACGGCACCCGTACCGGCCGACACCACTACCGAGGAACACTCCCGATGAACGACACCGCCCCCCAGCGCACCGCCTACACCGTCGTCGGCTCGGGCGCGATCGGCGGGACCCTCGCCTTCGCCCTCGCGCGGGCCGGCCACCCCGTCACCGTCGTCGACACCGACCAGGAGCACGTCGACGCCATCCGCGCACACGGCCTCGTCCTCGCCCGGGGCGACGAGCGGACCGGCGTCCCGGTGACCGCCGCCACCCCGGACACCTTCGACGGCCCCCTCGAACGGGTCCTGCTCGCGGTGAAGGCGCAGGCCACC encodes:
- a CDS encoding Lrp/AsnC family transcriptional regulator codes for the protein MAEAAPEGTIDDLDRRVIAALQLNGRVPWSAVARWVGASETTAQRRYTTLRERGLLRVTGTLELDRTEGGSSMMVRAQARPGRGLEAAARFSESPDVRFVAVVTGSADLVVDFVARDNDDMMRMLFTDLPATDLITGTEVVPVIRPFTSAAMWDTGLLPPEAAKELRPAADSSDVIDRDRAPQALTPLEQEIAAALREDGRIQVSVLARRLGRAESSVARAMDRMISRGLLQFRTLVDPSLLGFDAEFMVWLSIEPGRLDAAGRQLARHPGTKFLGATTGRFNLIGHMVLPRRADLYPYTSEVIGSLPGLIASDVTLHLATVKYSWHRMGRPTG
- a CDS encoding polysaccharide deacetylase family protein, with the protein product MPSEDSGLPADSWRWPEETWRGHVDAVRAGRRLVPDRWPGGARVAVALSFDSDHETIPLRDGETSPGRLAQGEYGARVGAPRILSLLARYGVPATFFMPAVSALLHPEEARAYTEDGHELAVHGWIHERNMLLGRADERDLTARALDTLDSLTGRRPVGIRTPSWDFSASTLATMLELGFAYDSSLMADDEPYEIVAEGRPTGLVEIPVDWIRDDAPYFTMDRYGAVRPHSRPRDVGEIWRDEFDAAYRDGGVFQLTLHPHVIGHRSRLVVLRELLDHITAHHDVWFATHAQLAAAARTVLDDSSGARPVPSERTP
- a CDS encoding MFS transporter — translated: MNTTRSDLSAATPGGGGAPAAPEKLNATQRKAIVAGTIGNTVEWVDWALYSIFAKIIADEFFPKGNGAVALLSTLAVFAVGFVMRPVGAAVLGAYADRHGRKKGMTLTVALMAGAGFAIAITPSYERIGVLSPLLLLVARLVQGFSAGGEFGSSSAFLVESAARGRRAFAGSWQQVSVAGGVLIASLLGTLTTSMLSDGALHSWGWRVAFVLGGLLGLVGLWLRVSVEDTESFTRTQGSGRTRTNPVKAMFVEHPAATLRVAGITIAGTLTYYIWVNYLPTYANLTTGIPLRTALLSQTLCLIVFVVALPFAGALSDRIGRKPTMAAFAGGFVVLAWPLLHLLGDGFWSLFPVQLVGMLLILGYSANCAVIMAEQFPAEVRATGIALPYALAVAVFGGTAPYITTWMHESGHSDLLWIYVSVASLISLVVYLTMPETKDKDFT
- a CDS encoding SDR family NAD(P)-dependent oxidoreductase, with protein sequence MTHVLVTGASGGIGGAIAEAFAAQGAFLTLSDRDVDALHATASRIGAGAAIHAADLTGPDAATALVEESWAANGPVDVLVNAAGVYPSLDMAAVDATAWDRLFAVNLRAPVLTTAALARLAAAEGRPASVVNISSGSALRSRPGGGPYASSKAALEMATRAAALELGGLGIRVNAVSPGFVLVDSDCNPVSAEYARTIDVNPLGRPGTPRDIARAVCWLAGPDASWITGEVLRVDGGSSTGALHLPRIWQADDTRATRTTAPVPADTTTEEHSR